CAACATTCTGTTCATTCAGTGGCGAAAACGACCAAGTTCTCTTGAGTGGCAAATTTTATCAATGTTTAAGGTTGTATTTTTTACTTGAATTCTTCAAAATTCAGAAAATAATAGTAGTATACACAAACTAGAATACTATTATTGAATGAAAAAGTTCTAGCGCAAAACAATATgatctaaaaataatttgatggtCAAATTAGGGGTCATATACGTTATTCCATCATGCATATGGGATAAATTATCCAATCACTAAGGTATAAACTATAAAGTGTGGGATAAATAGTCCCAGGACTGCATTTACTTCCAATCAAATGCAGGATAAAATAGTTCTGCATTTTATCCCTGGGATTATTATTCCTTATACTTCATACCAAACGACTCCTTAATTTAACAAAAGATAGTTAACTTGAAGATGTAGATACAGTTGAGTGCACTGTagtagaaaatatataataagaaaagtGAGAATCATTTAGTAGCTCAAATTAcaccattaaaaatatataaggtCACCACTCAAACAACCCTGCTTGGTTTTTATACAGCTGTTGTCGGTAAAATCACAGAAATGAAACTTAGGTAAATCAAACCATCTAGGTTTCTGATTATAAGCGAGCACCATTTCAAGTTTCAGCGACTAACTTCTCTTAATTGAGGATGTTTTTCTGATTATCTCTCGACTCCCACAAGACAAATTAAGATTAATATCAGCCGCATATTGTAATGACTTAGATCCCAAAATTTAAGTTCATACAAACTTTTAGATTTCAGTTTAATTGGACATACAGCCAACTAGTTATTGTTAggtcaaaattataatttaaaaaacaaacaaactatATGTTCAACCAAATAAAACTCAAGTCATCAAATAAGGCACATTTTCTAAGACTATTGAAACTTGAACGACGCCTATGTAAATTTCAAAGATTTTTTAACAAGTATTTACACATAGTAGAAAATGGAAGTGGAAAGAAAGAATAAGGACCAAAATTGAAGCAAGATACAGGATAACAAAGTTCCTCCAGAAATTACCGCTCGACTCATGAAAAGCTGATATGcataattcttcattttctgtAACAGCAAAAAATTTCATACCGACTAACCACTGAACAAGGTCTTGGAAGATGCACAAGGCTGGAGATATGTCAGCAGCACTATCACCTAAAATATCCCATCAAAGGAATAGTTACATAAGAGGAGACGACACATACTAAAATTAACGACTAAAGTTGGGATAAACCTGAAATGTCAACATTTCTTCTACAGCAAGCAGGCTGCAAAATATTGCCTGATGGTCAGAATAGTAAAATCCCAGCTCAAGTTTGCTGGATAAACTAGCATATGTGATAGAAATTGGAGAGTAGCACTGACCTTGGTGTACTTATATGAACACGTACTTGGTTGTTCAGGTCTATTTGGAAGTTCTTCCATGGGAGACGGTGTATGTGTGTCTTGTACAATGAGCAAAGACTGCCTACAGTGTTTCTTGTTTGTTGAGTCATCCAATGCATCTGGAAGAAAATCTCCATCAGTAATAGTTTGTCTGCTTTTTCCTTTATCATTGCTAGCATTGAAACAGGTCCCCTGCTGATCAAGTTGTTGAAGCCTCTGAATTTCATCACGGAGTTCCTTATCTGCAGGCAATATCTATATAACTATTTGGATTTCAAAATTGGAATACTTATTCAACAGAATGCAAATATTAATCTCCAAAAAAGTCAAAAGTAAACAGCAAACAGCAAAGCCATTATAAGAAGCACTAAAATCCCCAGAGGAACAAAATGAATAGTTGCCTTCATAGAGCAATTAGCAAATCTCTATAGCAATAAAATATTAGcaaaaatttcaattcaaaaactgAAAAAGGAAAGTACTTACTATAAGTCTAGAACTTGAATGAGAATAAAAcagaacaaaagtaaaaatagacAGGAAAAAACAGAGGTAGAAGTAACTCTGAAGTCTGAAGAGGAAAAAGAAACAGAGTAAgaagaaatttgaagaagaactaTGTATTGTTTGGACTTTGGAGTCGTCGGAAAAGTCTAGTCGAGTAGACGGATTTGAGTCGCAGTCGCAGTATAAGAGTGCAACTGTgcaaatttgaaaagaaagccCTAAAGTTACCTTTTAACTTTTAGAACTCTAAAGTGGTCGCctatattaagaaaatacaaaagCCGACACCTTTCTCGCCTTTGTCATCATGGCGTCGCCTTGCTACAAAGCTAATAAGCGATGAAGGGTCACCTCACCTTGCCTCTCGCCATTGTGACAAGGCAATCGCCTTTCACAACACTGTAGAAGACACAGATGGAGCATCTAGTTTTGTAGAAGGTAGACAGATAAAggcataaaataaaaaagaatgttaTGAAGAAATAAACCCCATCTGACGCCA
This window of the Solanum pennellii chromosome 2, SPENNV200 genome carries:
- the LOC107010648 gene encoding uncharacterized protein LOC107010648 isoform X3, which translates into the protein MENLNREQEEKFVNYVAAADAVIDHLRSETDRLKEQVNELRSEMTSMRSANDEEMIQYQKLLMEENLKNKELRDEIQRLQQLDQQGTCFNASNDKGKSRQTITDGDFLPDALDDSTNKKHCRQSLLIVQDTHTPSPMEELPNRPEQPSTCSYKYTKPACCRRNVDISGDSAADISPALCIFQDLVQWLVGMKFFAVTENEELCISAFHESSGLSFSLTLTKNASAEPELVYRVLSLGTFERVAPEWMRDTIMFSPNMCPLFFQRVSRVIKLSY